The following nucleotide sequence is from Deltaproteobacteria bacterium.
GCTCTTCGGCGTGCGGTTGGTGCAGGACCGGAACAACCGCAAGGTGACGCCCGCCGACGTCGCGAAGACGGTCTGCGGCACGCTCACCCCCGAGGCGACCCGCGACCTGGTGCTGGGGCTGATCGCCATCAAGTACACCCAGTCCAACTCGGTCGGCTACGCGCTCGACGGACAGATGATCGGGATCGGCGCGGGCCAGCAGAGCCGCGTCGACTGCACGAAGCTCGCCGGCGCGAAGGCCGACGTCTGGCACCTCGGCCGACACCCGAAGGTGTTGGGTCTGCGCTTCAAGAAGGGCGTGAAGCGGCAGGACCGGATCAACTGGCGCGTACGCTACATCGAGGGCGATCTGGTCCCTTCAGAGGAGGCGGCGCTGCGCGAGGTCCTGGACCAGCCACTCGTTCTGCTCGGACCCGAAGAGCGGCGCGATTGGCTATCGCGCCTGGACGGCGTCTCGCTGGTGTCCGACGGCTTCATCCCGTTCCGCGACAACATCGACCACGCCGCTCGCCACGGCGTGAAGTTCATCGCGCAGCCGGGCGGCTCGACGCGCGACGCGGAGATCGAAGCCGCCTGCCGCGAGTACGGCATCGCGATGGTCCACACCCAGCTGCGCCTGTTCCACCACTAGGACATGCCGATCCGGCTCTCGCGGCCCGAAGCCCACCCGCACGTGGCTCTGATCACGATCGACCGGCCCGAGCGCGCGAACGCCCTGGACCCGGGCATGCTCCGCGCGCTCGCCGACGGCTGGCGCGAGATCGCGCGCGACGACGCGATCCGCTGCGCGGTTCTGACGGGCGCCGGCGAGCGCGTGTTCTGCTCCGGAATGGACATGCGCGAGACGATCCCGGTGTCGCAGGCGCTCGCGCGAGGCGAGCGGATCGACCCCGAGGCGTTCGAGGGTCTGCGCAACGTGTCGACCGCGCTTCTCGCCGGCTTCGACCTGGGCAAGCCGCTGGTCGCGGCGATCAACGGCCACGCGCGTGCGGGCGGCTTCGACCTGATGCTCGCCGCCGAGCTCCGCGTCGCGGCCCCGCACGCCACGTTCGCCCTCGAGGAGGTCGCGATCGGCCTCTACCCGACCGGAAACGCGACCGTGCTGCTGCCGCGCCAGATCGGCTGGGTGAACGCGCACGAGCTCCTGCTCACGGCGAAGCCGATCCCGGCCGAGCGCGCGCTCGAGATCGGGCTGGTGAATCGGATCGTCCCGGCCGGGTCGCTTCTCGACGCGGCGTTCGAGTACGCGGATGCGATCGCGGCCAACGCGCCGCTCGCGGTCCGCGCGACACGGTCCGGTGTACGTGAGCTGCTCGCGCTCCCGCTCGAAGAGGCCTGGCGCCGCCAGGAGGAGCTCGGCCGCCCGCTGCGCAAGACCGAGGACGCGCGCGAGGCGCAGGCCGCGTTCGTCGCCAGGCGCAAGCCGGTCTGGAAGGGGCGCTGAGCCGGGCGATGGCGGACGCGGAGCGCGAGCGCTGGGACCGGATCTGGCGCGAGGCCGGGTCCGCCGACCTCGCCGCTCCGACCTGGCTCGCCGAGCTCGACGCCGAGCTGCCTCGCGCCGGGCGCGCGCTCGACGTCGCCGCGGGCGCGGGGAGAATCGCGCTGTACTGGGCCCC
It contains:
- a CDS encoding phosphoribosylaminoimidazolecarboxamide formyltransferase — translated: MRLKYGCNPTQGFAALEPLDGGKLPVELLGGTPSLINLLDALNAWQLVSEAREALGLPAAASFKHVSPAGAAVAVPLPDDLARAYEVQGQSLTPAALAYVRARGADPKCSFGDFVALSDVVDEATADFLKGVVSDGIIAPGYEPKALRTLCEKKSGSFIVLQADAGFRPPEREARELFGVRLVQDRNNRKVTPADVAKTVCGTLTPEATRDLVLGLIAIKYTQSNSVGYALDGQMIGIGAGQQSRVDCTKLAGAKADVWHLGRHPKVLGLRFKKGVKRQDRINWRVRYIEGDLVPSEEAALREVLDQPLVLLGPEERRDWLSRLDGVSLVSDGFIPFRDNIDHAARHGVKFIAQPGGSTRDAEIEAACREYGIAMVHTQLRLFHH
- a CDS encoding crotonase/enoyl-CoA hydratase family protein (Catalyzes the reversible hydration of unsaturated fatty acyl-CoA to beta-hydroxyacyl-CoA) — encoded protein: MPIRLSRPEAHPHVALITIDRPERANALDPGMLRALADGWREIARDDAIRCAVLTGAGERVFCSGMDMRETIPVSQALARGERIDPEAFEGLRNVSTALLAGFDLGKPLVAAINGHARAGGFDLMLAAELRVAAPHATFALEEVAIGLYPTGNATVLLPRQIGWVNAHELLLTAKPIPAERALEIGLVNRIVPAGSLLDAAFEYADAIAANAPLAVRATRSGVRELLALPLEEAWRRQEELGRPLRKTEDAREAQAAFVARRKPVWKGR
- a CDS encoding class I SAM-dependent methyltransferase; translated protein: MADAERERWDRIWREAGSADLAAPTWLAELDAELPRAGRALDVAAGAGRIALYWAP